A genomic window from Cotesia glomerata isolate CgM1 linkage group LG7, MPM_Cglom_v2.3, whole genome shotgun sequence includes:
- the LOC123268274 gene encoding intraflagellar transport protein 140 homolog isoform X2: protein MALYFDNRIQNLVSSSINNYAIWHPNFPLLAIAGYSQNKGIYVTIYDDHGQLIHDLKSHEVSIFQISSLSWHPKLKLLIIGKDNGSIQIWTEDFEQNEFTEVGTPHRDSITLLEWSQNGGRLVSVDAAGSIVGWRVDNKGQLLIIFHHELQKSFTQITFKPIVFTPKNLNNEKIIADDNRSLNLFNNWRPRTAVQIPQFQKDNYAFFIGSLDGFIYYIDTKGHCKEVLNTGGITLCGLLHHQSRDSIVVMTEGFNVSQFQIDSFTGELTEMIKVKLSGKSNDFKVKNTLCWIGNNTLAILTGELSLRCWNLQNGNTYVLSPTMLTSENVSNFQEVYISFTFCKINQTLAAGTNLGTIHFWKREFLTCNNEYGWPFTPKSCAVDGTVKQLTWGGAFLRYPVFAANCVANVFIFHEQPMCAAYNVDICVCQVSPTKLIIEKENESCSLITDIQVQMLAINKIYIAVSSGKQIVTYSIHKSEVLHTLIEQSFQCDVEKILIYESTLIILTASLIQLRTIKGNVIQNLPILPEEGEPITMELTGQYLTVASINGILKIWDLNKRLAKLHTRTLAVYDVIKDFAEIIEAKCNSDCRCVSITVATSNLLPSSILYIWDIEGDQIFEFDYAKLSENHQNYSEVISKSQGRFVVTHCWDVIDPRVLVCQTQTIPTYNIQNFCNPKRMSNVFKNIVLVSMFITPEHGITIHDYRSLEEFYCRLIEVKSPHIIVFDSEKEGHGSKLTKLFMREFEELGFCDETIKKAIMDFSFHISMANTDEAFKSIKTIKNEAVWRSLAKICVKTKQLNMAVLCLGHMKCVRGTKAFRQSIINSNLNLETKIANLAVELGLYADAEHLFREAGRLDLLGNFLETCNRHSEAITLAVNENKISEKLSYYNYAKILEQQGNVEEAIKMYTKANSDKFEISKILFNQPKELHSYLAASNDKDIKNWYAQYIESTGEIECALRLYENEKNTLAATRILCFLGRDEEACNLVMKTNHAASAYHLAAFYESVNNITQAVHFYTVSKAYSNAVRICKENRMIEELWPLSVLAPRQLKIDIAKYYEDNDQPDKAILLYHQSCIFPKALALAFNTQQYDILHSITSDLNSDTDPTFIIKCANFFEKNNRIDKAIQLLAKSKKFVEVLNLIQKYNVPLTEDLAEEITIGKANNDIESERIRILTLEKVGEIAFEQGNYHLATKKFTQAGNKLKAMKALLKSGDTEKICFFAQVSRQRDIYIMAGNYLQSLDWQNQPNILKSIINFYSKAKTMDLLSNFYIACAQVEIDEFQNYEKAIDAFNQAIKCVSQVISPKDPMLHKQVVDAVNKKIMIIKRFLDIKN from the exons atggCATTGTATTTTGATAATCGAATTCAAAATCTAGTATCTTCttcaatcaataattatgCTATTTGGCACCCGAATTTTCCATTATTGGCTATTGCTGGTTATTCACAAAATAAAGGTATTTATGTTACTATCTACGATGATCACGGTCAATTAATTCACGATTTAAAATCTCATGaagtttcaatttttcaaatttcgtcACTTAGTTGGCACCCAAAactgaaattattaataattggtAAAGATAATGGTAGCATTCAAATTTGGACTGAGGATTTTGAACAGAATGAGTTTACTGAAGTCGGAACACCGCACAGAGATTCTATTACATTATTAGAATGGAGTCAGAATGGTGGCAGATTAGTATCTGTGGATGCAGCAGGATCTATCGTTGGATGGAGAGTAGATAATAAAGGTCAACTATTGATTATATTTCATCATGAACTACAGAAGTCGTTTACTCAGATTACTTTCAAACCAATAGTATTTACaccgaaaaatttaaataacgaaaaaattattgccgATGATAATcgatcattaaatttatttaacaattggAGACCAAGAACAGCAGTTCAAATTCCTCAGTTCCAAAAAGATAACTATGCTTTTTTTATTGGATCTTTAGatggatttatttattatattgatacAAAAGGCCATTGCAAAGAAGTATTAAATACAGGTGGAATAACATTATGTGGTTTACTCCACCATCAATCAAGAGATTCAATAGTTGTAATGACAGAAGGATTTAACGTGAGTCAATTTCAAATTGATTCTTTCACTGGAGAACTTACAGAAATGATAAAAGTCAAGTTGTCTGGTAAAAGTAAtgattttaaagtaaaaaatacgTTATGTTGGATCGGAAACAATACTCTAGCCATTCTTACCGGGGAATTGAGTTTAAGATGTTGGAATTTACAAAATGGTAATACGTATGTTTTATCTCCAACAATGTTAACGTCTGAAAATGTATCTAACTTTCAAGAAGTTTATATTAGCTTTacattttgtaaaattaatcaaacttTAGCAGCAGGAACTAATTTAGGaactattcatttttggaaacGAGAGTTTTTAACATGTAACAATGAATATGGCTGGCCTTTTACTCCAAAATCTTGCGCTGTTGATGGTACAGTGAAACAATTAACGTGGGGTGGTGCTTTTTTGAGATATCCTGTTTTTGCAGCTAATTGTGTTGCTAacgtatttatttttcacgaaCAACCTATGTGCGCTGCTTACAATGTAGATATTTGTGTCTGTCAAGTTTCACcaactaaattaataatagaaaaagaaaatgaatCTTGTAGTTTAATTACCGACATTCAAGTACAGATGTtagctataaataaaatttatatcgcCGTTTCTTCAGGAAAACAAATAGTAACTTATAGTATTCATAAAAGTGAGGTATTACACACATTAATTGAACAATCCTTTCAGTgtgatgttgaaaaaattcttatttatgaATCTACATTGATTATATTGACTGCTTCTCTTATTCAACTCAGAACAATAAAAGGAAatgttattcaaaatttaccaATATTACCTGAAGAAGGTGAGCCCATTACAATGGAATTAACAGGACAATACTTAACAGTTGCATCGATTAATGGTATATTAAAGATTTGGGACTTGAATAAGCGTTTAGCAAAACTTCATACACGAACTCTTGCAGTGTATGATGTTATAAAAGATTTTGCCGAAATTATTGAAGCAAAATGTAATTCAGATTGTCGATGTGTATCAATTACTGTTGCtacttcaaatttattacCTAGTTcgattttatatatatgggatATTGAGGGTGaccaaatttttgaatttgacTATGCCAAATTAAGTGAAAATCACCAAAACTATTCAgaagttatttcaaaatcaCAGGGAAGATTTGTGGTAACACATTGTTGGGATGTAATAGATCCCCGAGTACTTGTCTGTCAAACTCAAACAATTCCAACttataatattcaaaatttttgtaatcctAAACGAATGTCaaatgttttcaaaaatattgtattaGTTTCAATGTTTATTACTCCTGAGCATGGTATAACAATCCATGATTATCGTTCTTTAGAGGAATTTTATTGTCGTCTTATAGAAGTTAAATCTCCTcatattattgtttttgattCAGAAAAGGAAGGTCATGGAAGTAAATTAACCAAGTTATTTATGAGAGAGTTTGAAGAATTAGGTTTTTGTGatgaaactattaaaaaagCTATTATGGATTTTAGTTTTCATATAAGCATGGCTAATACAGATGAAGCATtcaaatcaattaaaactattaaaaatgaagCTGTGTGGAGAAGTCTTGCTAAAATTTGtgtaaaaacaaaacaattaaatatggCTGTTCTTTGTTTAGGCCATATGAAATGTGTAAGAGGTACAAAAGCTTTTAGACAaagtattataaattcaaatttaaatttggaaACGAAAATCGCGAATCTTGCTGTTGAATTAGGACTTTATGCTGATGCTGAACATTTATTTCGTGAAGCTGGAAGGTTAGATCTTCTTggtaattttttggaaacttGTAACAGACATTCTGAAGCTATAACTCTAGcagtaaatgaaaataaaataagtgaaaaattgagttattataattatgcaAAAATATTAGAACAACAAGGAAATGTTGAAGAAGCAATTAAAATGTACACAAAAGCAAATAGTGACAAATTTGAAAtatcgaaaattttatttaatcagcCTAAAGAACTTCATAGTTACCTTGCGGCTTCAAATGACAA gGATATAAAAAACTGGTATGCTCAATATATTGAGTCTACAGGGGAGATTGAATGTGCATTACGTCTTTacgaaaatgaaaaaaatacgtTAGCTGCAACTAGAATACTTTGTTTTCTTGGTCGTGATGAAGAAGCTTGTAATTTGGTAATGAAAACAAACCATGCCGCTTCTGCATATCATTTAGCGGCATTTTATGAATCAGTCAATAATATTACTCAAGCAGTCCATTTTTATACAGTATCAAAAGCATATTCTAATGCAGTTCGGATTTGTAAG gaaaatCGAATGATTGAGGAACTTTGGCCTCTATCAGTTTTAGCTCCTAGACAGTTAAAGATTGACATAGCAAAATATTATGAAGATAATGACCAACCAGATAAggcaatattattatatcatCAGTCGTGCATCTTTCCAAAAGCCCTCGCTCTAGCTTTTAATACACAACAATACGATATTTTACATTCAATTACTTCTGATTTAAATTCTGACACTGATCcaacatttattataaaatgtgcaaattttttcgaaaaaaataatagaattgaTAAAGCCATACAATTATTagctaaaagtaaaaaattcgtagaagtattaaatttgattCAGAAATATAACGTTCCACTAACTGAAGATCTAGCCGAAGAGATAACAATTGGCAAAGCGAATAATGATATAGAGAGTGAACGTATACGAATTTTAACTTTGGAAAAAGTCGGGGAAATAGCATTTGAGCAAGGAAATTATCATTTagcaactaaaaaatttactcaagcTGGAAATAAACTCAAAGCAATGAAAGCTCTTTTAAAGTCTGGAgatactgaaaaaatttgtttttttgcaCAAGTTTCAAGACAGCGAGATATCTATATTATGGctggaaattatttacaatcatTAGACTGGCAGAACCAGCCAAATATTCttaaaagtattattaatttttattcaaaagctAAAACAATGGATTTACTGTCTAACTTTTACATTGCATGTGCTCAAGTTGAGATTGATGAATTTCAAAACTATGAAAAAGCAATAGATGCATTCAATCAAGCAATTAAATGTGTGTCGCAAGTAATTTCACCGAAAGATCCGATGTTACATAAGCAGGTTGTTGATGcggtcaataaaaaaataatgataataaaacgGTTTTTGGACATTAAAAA ctga
- the LOC123268274 gene encoding intraflagellar transport protein 140 homolog isoform X1: MALYFDNRIQNLVSSSINNYAIWHPNFPLLAIAGYSQNKGIYVTIYDDHGQLIHDLKSHEVSIFQISSLSWHPKLKLLIIGKDNGSIQIWTEDFEQNEFTEVGTPHRDSITLLEWSQNGGRLVSVDAAGSIVGWRVDNKGQLLIIFHHELQKSFTQITFKPIVFTPKNLNNEKIIADDNRSLNLFNNWRPRTAVQIPQFQKDNYAFFIGSLDGFIYYIDTKGHCKEVLNTGGITLCGLLHHQSRDSIVVMTEGFNVSQFQIDSFTGELTEMIKVKLSGKSNDFKVKNTLCWIGNNTLAILTGELSLRCWNLQNGNTYVLSPTMLTSENVSNFQEVYISFTFCKINQTLAAGTNLGTIHFWKREFLTCNNEYGWPFTPKSCAVDGTVKQLTWGGAFLRYPVFAANCVANVFIFHEQPMCAAYNVDICVCQVSPTKLIIEKENESCSLITDIQVQMLAINKIYIAVSSGKQIVTYSIHKSEVLHTLIEQSFQCDVEKILIYESTLIILTASLIQLRTIKGNVIQNLPILPEEGEPITMELTGQYLTVASINGILKIWDLNKRLAKLHTRTLAVYDVIKDFAEIIEAKCNSDCRCVSITVATSNLLPSSILYIWDIEGDQIFEFDYAKLSENHQNYSEVISKSQGRFVVTHCWDVIDPRVLVCQTQTIPTYNIQNFCNPKRMSNVFKNIVLVSMFITPEHGITIHDYRSLEEFYCRLIEVKSPHIIVFDSEKEGHGSKLTKLFMREFEELGFCDETIKKAIMDFSFHISMANTDEAFKSIKTIKNEAVWRSLAKICVKTKQLNMAVLCLGHMKCVRGTKAFRQSIINSNLNLETKIANLAVELGLYADAEHLFREAGRLDLLGNFLETCNRHSEAITLAVNENKISEKLSYYNYAKILEQQGNVEEAIKMYTKANSDKFEISKILFNQPKELHSYLAASNDKDIKNWYAQYIESTGEIECALRLYENEKNTLAATRILCFLGRDEEACNLVMKTNHAASAYHLAAFYESVNNITQAVHFYTVSKAYSNAVRICKENRMIEELWPLSVLAPRQLKIDIAKYYEDNDQPDKAILLYHQSCIFPKALALAFNTQQYDILHSITSDLNSDTDPTFIIKCANFFEKNNRIDKAIQLLAKSKKFVEVLNLIQKYNVPLTEDLAEEITIGKANNDIESERIRILTLEKVGEIAFEQGNYHLATKKFTQAGNKLKAMKALLKSGDTEKICFFAQVSRQRDIYIMAGNYLQSLDWQNQPNILKSIINFYSKAKTMDLLSNFYIACAQVEIDEFQNYEKAIDAFNQAIKCVSQVISPKDPMLHKQVVDAVNKKIMIIKRFLDIKKLFECGGTEQAMVQVRQLLDTYGNDLEKSVRIGDLFSTVTEHYINLGDLEKARNSIEELKRLKPEIQLSYFYNFKVLESLGYHENSTRDMSLEENNTIEEL, translated from the exons atggCATTGTATTTTGATAATCGAATTCAAAATCTAGTATCTTCttcaatcaataattatgCTATTTGGCACCCGAATTTTCCATTATTGGCTATTGCTGGTTATTCACAAAATAAAGGTATTTATGTTACTATCTACGATGATCACGGTCAATTAATTCACGATTTAAAATCTCATGaagtttcaatttttcaaatttcgtcACTTAGTTGGCACCCAAAactgaaattattaataattggtAAAGATAATGGTAGCATTCAAATTTGGACTGAGGATTTTGAACAGAATGAGTTTACTGAAGTCGGAACACCGCACAGAGATTCTATTACATTATTAGAATGGAGTCAGAATGGTGGCAGATTAGTATCTGTGGATGCAGCAGGATCTATCGTTGGATGGAGAGTAGATAATAAAGGTCAACTATTGATTATATTTCATCATGAACTACAGAAGTCGTTTACTCAGATTACTTTCAAACCAATAGTATTTACaccgaaaaatttaaataacgaaaaaattattgccgATGATAATcgatcattaaatttatttaacaattggAGACCAAGAACAGCAGTTCAAATTCCTCAGTTCCAAAAAGATAACTATGCTTTTTTTATTGGATCTTTAGatggatttatttattatattgatacAAAAGGCCATTGCAAAGAAGTATTAAATACAGGTGGAATAACATTATGTGGTTTACTCCACCATCAATCAAGAGATTCAATAGTTGTAATGACAGAAGGATTTAACGTGAGTCAATTTCAAATTGATTCTTTCACTGGAGAACTTACAGAAATGATAAAAGTCAAGTTGTCTGGTAAAAGTAAtgattttaaagtaaaaaatacgTTATGTTGGATCGGAAACAATACTCTAGCCATTCTTACCGGGGAATTGAGTTTAAGATGTTGGAATTTACAAAATGGTAATACGTATGTTTTATCTCCAACAATGTTAACGTCTGAAAATGTATCTAACTTTCAAGAAGTTTATATTAGCTTTacattttgtaaaattaatcaaacttTAGCAGCAGGAACTAATTTAGGaactattcatttttggaaacGAGAGTTTTTAACATGTAACAATGAATATGGCTGGCCTTTTACTCCAAAATCTTGCGCTGTTGATGGTACAGTGAAACAATTAACGTGGGGTGGTGCTTTTTTGAGATATCCTGTTTTTGCAGCTAATTGTGTTGCTAacgtatttatttttcacgaaCAACCTATGTGCGCTGCTTACAATGTAGATATTTGTGTCTGTCAAGTTTCACcaactaaattaataatagaaaaagaaaatgaatCTTGTAGTTTAATTACCGACATTCAAGTACAGATGTtagctataaataaaatttatatcgcCGTTTCTTCAGGAAAACAAATAGTAACTTATAGTATTCATAAAAGTGAGGTATTACACACATTAATTGAACAATCCTTTCAGTgtgatgttgaaaaaattcttatttatgaATCTACATTGATTATATTGACTGCTTCTCTTATTCAACTCAGAACAATAAAAGGAAatgttattcaaaatttaccaATATTACCTGAAGAAGGTGAGCCCATTACAATGGAATTAACAGGACAATACTTAACAGTTGCATCGATTAATGGTATATTAAAGATTTGGGACTTGAATAAGCGTTTAGCAAAACTTCATACACGAACTCTTGCAGTGTATGATGTTATAAAAGATTTTGCCGAAATTATTGAAGCAAAATGTAATTCAGATTGTCGATGTGTATCAATTACTGTTGCtacttcaaatttattacCTAGTTcgattttatatatatgggatATTGAGGGTGaccaaatttttgaatttgacTATGCCAAATTAAGTGAAAATCACCAAAACTATTCAgaagttatttcaaaatcaCAGGGAAGATTTGTGGTAACACATTGTTGGGATGTAATAGATCCCCGAGTACTTGTCTGTCAAACTCAAACAATTCCAACttataatattcaaaatttttgtaatcctAAACGAATGTCaaatgttttcaaaaatattgtattaGTTTCAATGTTTATTACTCCTGAGCATGGTATAACAATCCATGATTATCGTTCTTTAGAGGAATTTTATTGTCGTCTTATAGAAGTTAAATCTCCTcatattattgtttttgattCAGAAAAGGAAGGTCATGGAAGTAAATTAACCAAGTTATTTATGAGAGAGTTTGAAGAATTAGGTTTTTGTGatgaaactattaaaaaagCTATTATGGATTTTAGTTTTCATATAAGCATGGCTAATACAGATGAAGCATtcaaatcaattaaaactattaaaaatgaagCTGTGTGGAGAAGTCTTGCTAAAATTTGtgtaaaaacaaaacaattaaatatggCTGTTCTTTGTTTAGGCCATATGAAATGTGTAAGAGGTACAAAAGCTTTTAGACAaagtattataaattcaaatttaaatttggaaACGAAAATCGCGAATCTTGCTGTTGAATTAGGACTTTATGCTGATGCTGAACATTTATTTCGTGAAGCTGGAAGGTTAGATCTTCTTggtaattttttggaaacttGTAACAGACATTCTGAAGCTATAACTCTAGcagtaaatgaaaataaaataagtgaaaaattgagttattataattatgcaAAAATATTAGAACAACAAGGAAATGTTGAAGAAGCAATTAAAATGTACACAAAAGCAAATAGTGACAAATTTGAAAtatcgaaaattttatttaatcagcCTAAAGAACTTCATAGTTACCTTGCGGCTTCAAATGACAA gGATATAAAAAACTGGTATGCTCAATATATTGAGTCTACAGGGGAGATTGAATGTGCATTACGTCTTTacgaaaatgaaaaaaatacgtTAGCTGCAACTAGAATACTTTGTTTTCTTGGTCGTGATGAAGAAGCTTGTAATTTGGTAATGAAAACAAACCATGCCGCTTCTGCATATCATTTAGCGGCATTTTATGAATCAGTCAATAATATTACTCAAGCAGTCCATTTTTATACAGTATCAAAAGCATATTCTAATGCAGTTCGGATTTGTAAG gaaaatCGAATGATTGAGGAACTTTGGCCTCTATCAGTTTTAGCTCCTAGACAGTTAAAGATTGACATAGCAAAATATTATGAAGATAATGACCAACCAGATAAggcaatattattatatcatCAGTCGTGCATCTTTCCAAAAGCCCTCGCTCTAGCTTTTAATACACAACAATACGATATTTTACATTCAATTACTTCTGATTTAAATTCTGACACTGATCcaacatttattataaaatgtgcaaattttttcgaaaaaaataatagaattgaTAAAGCCATACAATTATTagctaaaagtaaaaaattcgtagaagtattaaatttgattCAGAAATATAACGTTCCACTAACTGAAGATCTAGCCGAAGAGATAACAATTGGCAAAGCGAATAATGATATAGAGAGTGAACGTATACGAATTTTAACTTTGGAAAAAGTCGGGGAAATAGCATTTGAGCAAGGAAATTATCATTTagcaactaaaaaatttactcaagcTGGAAATAAACTCAAAGCAATGAAAGCTCTTTTAAAGTCTGGAgatactgaaaaaatttgtttttttgcaCAAGTTTCAAGACAGCGAGATATCTATATTATGGctggaaattatttacaatcatTAGACTGGCAGAACCAGCCAAATATTCttaaaagtattattaatttttattcaaaagctAAAACAATGGATTTACTGTCTAACTTTTACATTGCATGTGCTCAAGTTGAGATTGATGAATTTCAAAACTATGAAAAAGCAATAGATGCATTCAATCAAGCAATTAAATGTGTGTCGCAAGTAATTTCACCGAAAGATCCGATGTTACATAAGCAGGTTGTTGATGcggtcaataaaaaaataatgataataaaacgGTTTTTGGACATTAAAAA